The following DNA comes from Magnolia sinica isolate HGM2019 chromosome 18, MsV1, whole genome shotgun sequence.
ACACACTCGATGATGAAAAATAAGTTTATAGCTCCAACTACAATAGGTAAAGAGGTGAGTGGATCTTTTactaaaaatctcattttgtgCAAAGCCTATACCTGTTGTTTCATTTCATTGTGATAAGAAGCCACTCTAGCAAGAGCTTATAGCAGCACATATAATGAAATTTCCAGACACATAAGTGTTAGGTAACCCCAAGTGCATAGCTGCAAAGAAGTAATAACTTGATGAAATCGAGCTCGATTCATAAGGAAATTGGTGATGACACAATTCGAACTAATCAGgttgtttggatttttaatccagTAGAGAATTGAATAAagggtttaaaaaataataaaagattaaggtttaaggaatCCACTTATAAAAATCGTAGTATATAATTTACTGATTTAACTCTtttaactcaattggaatcgaaattctatcatatccaattggataaTAATTCTATTAAACTAGTTATAAaaaccaacaaaacatgaatTCAATTGAACGGTTATCTCATGAAGTGCTCAGAACTTAATTGTAGGGAATCAAGAGCATATATTATAACAAAGGTCTACAAtatatcaatcaattatacagattgattTATTTTCTAATCAAACTAAGCAATTGCTCAATCAAAACGTCTGATATGACTGAAGTTcacaatgaatcaaagaaataaacaactcaaagactttaaagtaaaatctAAAGCAATTCCATCTAATATCACAATTCAAACCATTattgttgaatcaaataaactaaatactataactaactacaagcttcatcccttagccttagctaagagattagcttagTATGGCTAACATCCTATGacaaaagaaaatatgaaaaaaaaaatagaaccaAATGATTAAAAAAGAAAGACAGTTTCATGGAAGCTCTGCCACCCATTGCTCTCTCTCAAGCCCTAATTCCTCCTTATAATGGGCTAAAACATCATTTTAAATAAAAAGATTCTACATCGACTTTGCATCGACTTTaattttttgtacttttgttACGCTTCGGTCGCACCAATGATAACCTTCTTCTCATCGGAGTGGAGCCTACTTAACTTTTAGTTACAGTCAAATTTCTTCAAAACATGTCTGAACTCTTTCTCATTTTGGTCGCACCGAACTTTCCTTCGATAACACCAAACATTACTTTGGTCACACCTAAAATTTGAGCTGAatttactcctttttttttttaatttaaagaagTAGGGGAAGACCCCACTTGAGATATATTGACAAGAAAAAGATTACGACCTAGCAtttcgaggggggggggggggggtggcatAAAAGACAAGACCCAcctatcatatgggccaatagGAAAACACTACATCCTACAATCATTTACACCTCCCTGACTATGATACACCACCCAGCCTACTAACTCACCAAACAACCTCAAGACTTTAGCGACCTCCCACAGGGAGCTACACATAGGCGCAGTGACAGAACACCAAACCCGGAGGAGAGAGCTAACTTCTCCCCACGCTTCTAACTGCGCCTAAGCCCACTTTATCGAGTAGAGGAACCCTTGACCATGCTAGGAAGGTTGGCCATGACGACAATCTGGGCTGAATTTTGACTGCCACTGCCCAATCGAGCCATCCCATCCACCGACCCATTGCCTTCCCTGAGGATGTGATCAAACTTGACCTGACCATTAATGCAAATATGTTTGATCCTATCCAGATAATACTTCCATTTCCAACCAGAGACAGAGGTCCCTGATAGGAAATTAATAACCAGCTGGGAGTCAGATTCAATAACTACGTTGTATAAGCCCTTAGTGAAGCAGATGTGGAGCCCGTCGTAAATGGCCCGGATTTCCGCCCTAGTGTTAAACGCCATCCCATAGCCTATGTAGTAGCCGAAGATGAAGTCCCCTTTATCTCCTCTGTAAATGCCCTCGCCACCAACCAAACTAGGATTACTCGTGGAAGACTCATTAGCGTTCAGCTTCACCCAGCCGGTGAGCGGCTTGAACCACTTAACCATGTGGAAACCTCTCCCTAGAGGAGGATGGGTTGCAATCCCCAACGCCACAAGAGCACGAATGCTTGTCTGCGATTAGGATCGAGGCCATCTATCAACGATAGTGTGAATCCATCCTTTAATCTGAAAGATCTGTACGCTTACAATAGCAGTCTTCCCTTCCATCCTGGCTTCATTCCAGCCCTTCCACAATTCCCATAAGATAATGCACGGGATTAGAAATTTCAGGGACCCTATCGAACCACCAAAAGATGGGGTGCGCCACCAATTGTTCAGCCTCAACTCGACTGAATGGGGCCCCATGAGCGATGTGCCAAATACTCCTGCAAAATGGGACCAAATGATATATACCCGGGCGCTGTGAAGGAAAAGGTGAGGCACTAACTCCACCTTTGCCCACTGGATTTGGATTCCATCACAACATGACCACCAAGAGACCAGATGGATACCTTAAGATTGGACATTGACATCGACGGGGAGTGCGCCTCTGAGAATCTTCCAAACAAGGACTAAAATCTTTGGCGGAAGATGAGGATGCCAGATTTTCTTGCCCCAGGTATTACACGGCCAAGGATCTCTACACGTATCCCACGCTAATTTGACCGAGAAGGAACTGGAAGGGttcaatgttgagggtcaaatattgcatattggatccCATTTATTACGTggctttatgaacatgataatgcttaatgttctattttaatcatgtttgtgttacaaggtgaatttaagatcttGGACTGAAAAGTATttcaaaagcatggatttaatgcttaagaatcaccaaagataagagtggatctgatgaaacctagaatgaagaatgcacatagtGAAGATATAAGAAAACCAAgtccaaaatgaagaaaatcagagttttaaAGTGAAATTTAGTGCTCCTCTACTAGTCTAGACTCCAGCTTGACCAGTCCTgcctatgctcgaccagtcctggactctgctcgactagtcgaaggtcgacAGGTgcttcgactcgaactctagcaaccaAAATCACTAAAATTAGGTCATTCTCGACCCGTtgaaggaaaccctcgaccagttaaaggtgaccttcgaccaatcgagggttgtcctcgaccagtcctaggttaCGCAAATAGCACACAAATTGTagaaatttgaagcagtttccagatatttttccaactcggtgtgaaagtttaagttacaaaactataaataggggtccctaaggcatccttaagcatcttctagggtttggagagtGGAGCATaagtgtggagaagccgtcgccaagagtttttcttccttttccttagttgtttttttatgcttttctgaagagattctagttcaatcatgtctatggttggctaaatgccttgggtagggctaagaggtgaagcttgtaacgtgatgggatgtttctattgctttgattcatgtttatattaaactctctttgattctcgtttgattataaggaatacttttagtttttaatggtttgttgtgactcgaattacaatagatctgcgatagatTTGAGTATGTtgttttcatgtattgagattgtgaaattatgaaatcctattgttctccatcatcccatgggcatggtagggtgatggaatcctccctaactttcataattctcttagattagttatgggattggtaaattctgtgtTTGCCTtatctcttaggcatggttttgtgatggaatcacttccaattctcatacctctcatctattgagaattaggttaaaggaagttcagatttgatgttactgagatatctttcaattggataggatgggactctgattccaatcgtgcgacttgaatcaagcataaatctccctgatctcttcaaatggatccttagaaaccctagtttcccacctttgaattttttaaatttttcattaaatctttcacaattactctccaatattccaaatttaggttttcatctttttctagttactttcagaaaacacatgagattagtccctgtggattcgacctcggtctcatcgagattattactacttcgcgaccctacacttggggttgtgaacaagtttttagtgccATTACCGGGGATTaatggttgcgtttttctgagattagctagttttagaattaggttaagattagggttttctattttctattttttagattagggtttgttttcttttttaagaaactttctaattctaggtttaaaaactttcctaatttgattttagaaacttcttttttcctttctttagaaactttctgttttctgttttagacactttcctttttaaaaactagtttactttcctaaatAGTTTTTAACTTTCTAAATTTAGGAtttccgtttttagaaactaacttgttttgttttgttttgcaggattttaattaggaacttctaatttggtaacttctttccaattctctttctttttatttctagatttctatttcctttctctcttttagatttaggttagaatctgaaattgagggctgagagtgtttcatgcctaagtgggttcgtgacaacactcaacgtcttttgagtgaaggaagattggttgaggggttatctatcaatcgcaagattagacaccactcgagatctttaaagttaattgaagtgatggctgcaaatcaactggtCAATTAACCGGGAAGACAAACTCAACCTAAGGttgaggaagtctaggatgagaatgaggtgtatcaagcacccccacctcgtactttgtgagattatttataactagcgggggtgagcacgcccttaTGCATGAGTTTTTTAGAAAATGCAAGgcacatggatattaagccaagagtaatccaactccttccaaaattccatggacttgaatctaaaagtccatatttgcactaaaaagagtttgatgaaatcatagccactttatattttccaaacatgtctaaggacacggtcagactgaaactctttcccttttatttgaaagaaaaggctaagacgtggttgcattcactacgtcctagatctattggcacatggaatgacatgataagggagttcataaacaaattttttcacatcataaaatgaacacccttagaaagtcaatcatgaacttggtccaaaaggaggatgaaacattctttcaatgttgggagcggtttaaggatcttattagttcatgcccacagcatggttttgaaacgtggcgcattacaccctttttctatgatggaatgacatcttccatgcgctaattggttgagacaatgtgcaatagggaattaatgaataaaaatttcAATGAAGTGTAGGACTActtagacttgctgaaaatgcacaatcatgagaCACCTACCCAAAATccagcaccacttctaggcccactcaatcaaaggagaggggcgtattataccttctgaaagaggatgatgatatcaatgttaaagtgtctaatctcataagaaaatttaaggccatggaactaaagaaggataaggttaaggaaactgtttgcagtATTTATGCTtccaacattcacacaattgaaaaatTTCCAACAATACTTACCTTTCAAGAGgtgctgaatgagcaatctaatgctgtGAACAATttccaaagacctttcaatggacctacctccaatacatataatcccagttggagaaatcatccaaacttcagttggaggaatggacaaactgctacccctcaaggtttcttcaatcaaaatccaaatcaagggaaaccttaagaggaatcgattttaaagcatcttcaaaatcaagattcAATTAGGGGATGCTACCAGcttttcaagaccttacaaaatccatacaagggcttgacacAAGGAATACGATTGGAAATAAGGGGAGcattccagctcaacctcttctcaatccaaaaccacaatatgaagttaacgacccaagctcttcaaatcagatggagcaatctaaatctatcactactcttaggagtgggaggactattgacaaaactattccggttagggctgaaaagcctaaggacccggaagaggataacgatgatagacctaacactgctccacaagaattagaattggaacttcaaggcaagccgattgcaccattcccccaacagttggttgcaccaaaacctctgttTAACTCTctggacattctagaggtgttgaaacaagagaaggtcaatattcctttacttgatgccgtaaaacaaattccctcatatgccaaatttttgaaagacttgtgtacgaccgaAAGATAGTaaagtattaaaaagaaaaattttctgatagaaaaagtaagtgtcatcctaaagtatgATTTGCtataaaagtacaaagatcccggtagcccaaccattgcttacgtaattggga
Coding sequences within:
- the LOC131232360 gene encoding uncharacterized protein LOC131232360; amino-acid sequence: MVKWFKPLTGWVKLNANESSTSNPSLVGGEGIYRGDKGDFIFGYYIGYGMAFNTRAEIRAIYDGLHICFTKGLYNVVIESDSQLVINFLSGTSVSGWKWKYYLDRIKHICINGQVKFDHILREGNGSVDGMARLGSGSQNSAQIVVMANLPSMVKGSSTR